A DNA window from Undibacterium sp. YM2 contains the following coding sequences:
- a CDS encoding YHS domain-containing (seleno)protein, with amino-acid sequence MSLTSISRTSSSLVSKIKFIFLSAIAALSMAAVPGISAADTVANSVIGARGYDLTTFFTSEKPAHGTGHHVATVDGVDYLFTSEENKKTFQANPEKYLPAFGGYCAYGASIGKKFVADPDVYDIVDNKLYFNLDTKIRAIWAKDIAGNIDLAKTNWKTIAGKKPSEL; translated from the coding sequence ATGTCACTCACATCCATATCACGCACTTCCAGCAGCCTGGTCAGCAAAATCAAATTCATCTTCTTGTCAGCAATAGCCGCATTATCAATGGCAGCAGTGCCGGGCATCAGCGCAGCGGATACGGTCGCCAATAGCGTCATAGGTGCACGGGGCTACGATCTTACGACTTTCTTTACCAGTGAAAAACCGGCGCATGGTACAGGCCACCATGTAGCGACTGTGGATGGTGTTGATTACCTGTTCACCAGTGAAGAAAACAAAAAGACTTTCCAGGCGAACCCAGAGAAATATCTGCCAGCCTTTGGTGGCTACTGTGCTTATGGTGCTTCCATAGGCAAGAAATTTGTTGCTGACCCGGATGTGTATGACATAGTCGATAACAAACTCTACTTCAATCTCGATACCAAGATCCGTGCGATTTGGGCCAAGGATATTGCAGGCAATATCGATCTTGCAAAAACTAACTGGAAGACCATCGCCGGCAAAAAACCATCTGAACTCTGA
- a CDS encoding SMP-30/gluconolactonase/LRE family protein — MTEFSPIESIPAVNCIVGESPLWHAEQAAWYWVDIPAKTIWKLDARNGQLTSWLTTEMVACIALKQDGDFIAGMESGLFNLHLGEGSRALQTRLAAPAELKESGTGMRFNDGRCDRQGRFWSGTMFMDMAAAKAIGNLYRYSTAQGLSAPVVSNLLTQNGLAWSPDGKTMYLSDSHPASQTIWALDYDVEDGMPHNKRVFADMKPMAGRPDGAAMDIDGCYWICGNDGACLLRFTPAGKLDRTIALPMNKPAMCTFGGPDMSTLLVSSIGAGKAEHDQWAGSLVLVRPGVAGVPETRFAN; from the coding sequence ATGACTGAATTTTCTCCTATAGAGTCGATACCAGCCGTGAACTGCATCGTCGGTGAAAGCCCTCTGTGGCATGCGGAGCAGGCGGCCTGGTATTGGGTCGATATACCGGCAAAAACCATCTGGAAACTCGATGCCAGGAATGGTCAGTTGACATCCTGGCTGACCACAGAAATGGTCGCCTGCATCGCCCTGAAACAGGACGGCGATTTTATTGCAGGTATGGAGAGCGGCCTATTCAATCTGCATCTTGGTGAAGGCTCTCGCGCCCTGCAGACCCGTCTCGCAGCGCCTGCAGAATTGAAGGAGTCAGGAACTGGCATGCGTTTCAATGACGGGCGTTGCGACCGCCAGGGACGTTTCTGGAGTGGCACCATGTTCATGGATATGGCTGCAGCGAAAGCGATAGGCAATCTCTACCGCTATTCAACAGCACAGGGACTGTCGGCCCCTGTCGTCAGTAATCTGCTGACCCAGAATGGCCTGGCATGGTCACCCGATGGCAAGACCATGTATTTGTCGGACTCTCATCCTGCCAGCCAGACTATCTGGGCACTTGACTATGATGTGGAAGATGGCATGCCACATAACAAGCGCGTGTTTGCCGACATGAAACCCATGGCTGGCCGTCCTGACGGTGCCGCCATGGATATAGATGGCTGCTACTGGATATGCGGCAACGATGGCGCCTGCCTGCTGCGCTTCACGCCTGCAGGCAAGCTCGACCGTACCATAGCCCTGCCAATGAACAAACCCGCCATGTGCACCTTTGGCGGGCCTGACATGAGTACCTTACTGGTCAGCTCCATAGGTGCTGGCAAGGCAGAACATGATCAATGGGCAGGCAGCCTGGTGCTGGTGAGGCCGGGTGTGGCCGGTGTGCCAGAAACAAGATTCGCAAACTGA
- a CDS encoding FadR/GntR family transcriptional regulator, translated as METQDYANALPTKRRHKSLSQGLVESISNNIKNGILKPGEKLPTESAIMNLYDVSRTVVREAISHLQAAGLVQTRHGIGTFILEPSQAASTGMLREAIVTVRDVLDILELRISLETEAAWLAASRRTEEQAAALGKALEDILANKTEENASVNADVRFHLLIAQSTGNRYFVDILSNLGTTIIPRARLKSAMLTLESSTGNTSQNNNSGSSYLERVNREHEDIYLAIQRKDPEAARAAMRTHLSNSRERLRQAQQRIEGPTV; from the coding sequence ATGGAAACTCAAGACTACGCCAACGCTCTGCCTACCAAAAGACGGCATAAGAGCCTGTCTCAGGGGCTGGTAGAAAGTATCAGCAATAACATCAAGAATGGCATCCTGAAGCCGGGTGAAAAGCTGCCTACCGAATCTGCCATCATGAATCTTTATGATGTCAGCCGCACCGTCGTGCGTGAAGCCATTTCGCATCTGCAGGCTGCCGGGCTGGTGCAAACCCGTCATGGCATAGGCACTTTCATCCTTGAACCCAGCCAGGCTGCCAGCACCGGCATGTTGCGCGAAGCCATCGTCACCGTCAGGGATGTGCTGGACATACTGGAACTAAGGATCAGCCTGGAAACCGAGGCCGCCTGGCTGGCCGCTTCGCGCCGTACAGAAGAACAGGCGGCAGCGCTGGGCAAGGCGCTGGAAGATATCCTGGCCAACAAGACCGAAGAAAATGCCTCGGTCAATGCCGATGTGCGCTTTCACCTGCTGATTGCGCAATCTACTGGCAACCGTTATTTTGTTGACATCCTCAGCAACCTCGGCACCACTATCATCCCGCGCGCCAGATTGAAATCTGCGATGCTGACGCTGGAGAGCAGTACCGGGAATACCAGTCAAAATAACAACAGTGGCAGCAGCTACCTCGAAAGAGTGAACCGCGAGCATGAGGATATCTACCTCGCCATACAGCGCAAAGACCCAGAAGCCGCCCGCGCTGCCATGCGTACCCACCTCAGCAATAGCCGGGAAAGATTGCGACAGGCGCAACAGCGTATAGAAGGCCCCACAGTTTAG
- a CDS encoding DUF2804 domain-containing protein, which yields MPANFLPPAPAQVLHPDGQVRFGKYAGAPSIIDWTSLAAAHRRGKLWQTLHHKHWHYVALATEEIFCGIAIVDVGWINTAFAYVFDRLAGKLIASYSQDGLPGLTATLNAHPAERASSAFRFLGKRIRFQHLPASGGYELQLQCGSFSINAMLDAKPAAASLLAVGEVLGGTVHATVKSAGMPLSGEVRVGSRSFNLQKGVGSYDHSNGFLARETGWRWASAHALDIGFNLQAGYFSSHENALWLDGQLISLGAAQFDFDPGQAMADWHIYTDDGLLDLHFHPEGFRAENKNLVIASSRYLQPIGVFSGWVRASLDAPKRQIEKLVGVTEDHFSKW from the coding sequence ATGCCAGCGAACTTCCTGCCGCCTGCACCTGCTCAAGTCCTGCATCCTGACGGTCAGGTGCGATTTGGTAAATATGCCGGCGCACCAAGCATCATAGACTGGACCAGTCTGGCCGCAGCACACAGACGCGGCAAGCTGTGGCAAACCTTGCACCACAAGCACTGGCATTATGTCGCGCTGGCGACAGAAGAAATATTCTGCGGCATTGCGATTGTTGATGTGGGCTGGATCAACACGGCCTTTGCCTATGTGTTCGACAGACTGGCAGGCAAGCTTATTGCCAGTTATTCCCAGGATGGTCTGCCAGGCCTGACCGCAACACTGAATGCGCACCCAGCAGAACGTGCCAGTTCCGCCTTCCGGTTTCTAGGTAAGCGCATACGCTTTCAGCATCTGCCAGCCAGCGGGGGCTATGAACTGCAATTGCAATGCGGTTCATTCAGTATCAATGCCATGCTGGATGCCAAACCGGCTGCGGCTTCCTTGCTGGCAGTGGGTGAAGTGCTGGGCGGTACTGTGCATGCAACCGTCAAATCGGCGGGTATGCCATTGAGTGGCGAAGTACGTGTGGGCAGCCGCAGTTTCAATTTGCAGAAAGGTGTCGGCAGCTATGATCATAGCAATGGGTTCCTGGCGCGTGAAACTGGCTGGCGCTGGGCATCAGCACATGCTCTGGACATAGGTTTCAATTTGCAGGCCGGGTATTTTTCCAGTCACGAAAATGCCTTGTGGCTGGATGGGCAACTTATTTCACTGGGGGCTGCACAGTTTGACTTTGATCCCGGCCAGGCCATGGCTGACTGGCATATTTATACTGATGACGGTTTGCTGGACCTGCATTTTCATCCCGAAGGTTTTCGTGCAGAAAATAAAAACCTCGTCATCGCCAGCAGCCGCTATCTGCAACCCATAGGTGTCTTCAGCGGCTGGGTCAGGGCAAGTCTGGATGCACCCAAGCGGCAGATAGAAAAACTGGTGGGTGTGACGGAAGACCATTTCTCCAAATGGTAA
- a CDS encoding ammonium transporter, with the protein MKIRVLSSFLLLLSFSLLLCSATCNAQTESSATASASAAVPVPVPVTTAPVVTTAIPPAMTKPGMIAAEKISAGDTAWMLTSTALVLLMTIPGLALFYTGMVRKKNALGTMAHSLATTCIVTVLWVVLGYSLVFTAGSPYLGSMDRFMLHGVSFLKEAGQLSVHQLAPTIPESVFLMFQMTFAIITPALITGAFAERMKFSALLLFITLWSLLVYVPVAHWVWEPAGWLAARGVLDFAGGTVVHINAGVSGLVAALIVGPRLGFGKEPMPPHNLLLTAIGASLLWVGWFGFNAGSAGAADGRAGLAMLVTQVATAMSALAWMLVEWLRRGKPSVLGIVSGAVAGLVAITPASGFVDLTGALAIGAVAGVACYWGATSLKSMGGYDDSLDVFGVHAIGGIVGALLTGVFALKSIGGADGSLATQAFGVIVTVIYSGAVTAVILWLVKVSIGLRVSNEQEREGLDLELHGEHIL; encoded by the coding sequence ATGAAAATACGCGTGCTCTCCAGCTTCCTGCTCCTCCTCTCTTTCAGTCTCTTGCTATGCAGCGCTACATGCAATGCACAGACAGAATCTTCCGCAACGGCATCAGCAAGTGCGGCAGTTCCAGTCCCAGTTCCAGTGACAACTGCGCCTGTAGTGACTACGGCCATCCCACCAGCCATGACCAAGCCGGGCATGATCGCCGCCGAAAAGATCAGCGCTGGCGACACCGCCTGGATGCTGACCTCGACCGCACTGGTATTACTGATGACCATACCCGGCCTGGCCCTGTTCTACACCGGCATGGTGCGCAAGAAAAATGCCCTGGGTACGATGGCGCATAGCCTGGCGACTACCTGCATTGTCACAGTCTTGTGGGTGGTGCTGGGTTACAGCCTGGTATTCACGGCAGGTTCGCCTTATCTGGGCAGCATGGACAGGTTCATGCTGCACGGCGTGAGCTTCTTGAAAGAAGCCGGGCAGCTCAGTGTGCATCAACTGGCACCGACGATACCGGAAAGCGTATTCCTGATGTTCCAGATGACGTTCGCCATCATCACCCCCGCCCTGATCACCGGTGCCTTTGCCGAGCGCATGAAGTTCTCTGCGCTGCTACTGTTCATCACGCTGTGGTCCTTGCTGGTGTATGTGCCAGTCGCGCACTGGGTGTGGGAACCGGCAGGCTGGCTAGCGGCGCGTGGCGTGCTGGATTTTGCCGGTGGTACTGTCGTGCATATCAATGCCGGTGTATCTGGCCTGGTGGCTGCTTTGATCGTCGGGCCGCGCCTGGGTTTTGGCAAGGAACCCATGCCACCGCATAATTTACTGCTGACTGCGATAGGCGCATCACTGTTATGGGTGGGCTGGTTTGGTTTCAATGCCGGCTCTGCCGGTGCGGCAGATGGCAGGGCCGGGCTGGCGATGCTGGTGACTCAAGTGGCGACTGCGATGTCGGCACTGGCCTGGATGCTGGTGGAATGGCTGCGCCGTGGCAAACCTTCAGTGCTGGGCATAGTCTCTGGCGCTGTCGCTGGTTTGGTGGCGATCACGCCCGCCTCCGGTTTTGTTGATCTGACTGGTGCACTGGCCATAGGTGCAGTGGCTGGAGTGGCATGTTACTGGGGGGCGACTTCACTCAAATCCATGGGTGGCTATGATGATTCACTGGATGTATTTGGCGTGCATGCCATAGGCGGCATCGTTGGTGCTCTGCTGACAGGTGTATTCGCGTTGAAAAGCATTGGCGGTGCTGATGGCAGCCTGGCAACCCAGGCGTTTGGTGTCATCGTCACCGTGATTTATTCGGGAGCTGTGACTGCCGTCATTTTATGGCTGGTCAAAGTGAGCATTGGCTTGCGCGTCAGCAATGAGCAGGAAAGAGAAGGACTTGATCTTGAACTTCACGGGGAGCATATCTTATGA
- the kdgD gene encoding 5-dehydro-4-deoxyglucarate dehydratase, translating to MHPQELKQILSSGLLSFPLTDFDAAGDFNAKTYAERLEWLAPYGASALFAAGGTGEFFSLTGGEYSDIIKTAVDTCRGKVPILAGAGGPTRQAIAYAQEAERLGAHGILLLPHYLTEASQDGLIRHVEEVCASVKFGVVVYNRGNCRLTADSLEKLAARCPNLIGFKDGIGDIELMVSIWRRMGDRFSYLGGLPTAEVYAAAYKALGTPVYSSAVFNFMPKLAMDFYHAIAADDHATTNRLLDQFFLPYLEIRNRKAGYAVSIVKAGARLVGHSAGPVRAPLTDLTEEEDAMLHKLILAQGPQ from the coding sequence ATGCATCCTCAAGAACTGAAACAAATCCTGTCCTCTGGCCTGCTGTCTTTTCCCCTGACTGACTTTGACGCGGCTGGCGACTTCAATGCCAAGACTTATGCAGAACGTCTTGAATGGCTGGCCCCCTATGGTGCCAGCGCCTTGTTTGCTGCCGGTGGTACGGGTGAATTCTTCTCGCTGACAGGTGGTGAATATTCCGACATCATCAAGACTGCCGTAGATACCTGCCGTGGCAAAGTGCCTATCCTGGCCGGTGCCGGTGGCCCTACCCGCCAGGCCATTGCCTATGCACAGGAAGCAGAACGCCTGGGCGCACACGGCATTTTGCTGCTGCCACATTACCTGACTGAAGCCAGCCAGGATGGCCTGATCCGTCACGTAGAAGAAGTCTGTGCTTCGGTTAAATTTGGCGTGGTTGTGTATAACCGTGGCAATTGCCGCCTGACCGCTGATTCCCTGGAAAAACTGGCAGCACGCTGCCCTAACCTGATCGGCTTCAAGGACGGCATAGGCGATATCGAATTGATGGTATCGATCTGGCGCCGTATGGGCGACCGTTTCAGTTACCTCGGTGGCCTGCCGACTGCAGAAGTTTATGCAGCGGCTTACAAGGCACTGGGTACACCGGTTTATTCTTCTGCCGTATTCAACTTCATGCCAAAACTGGCGATGGACTTTTACCATGCCATTGCAGCAGATGATCACGCTACAACAAACCGTCTGCTGGATCAGTTCTTCCTGCCTTACCTCGAAATCCGTAATCGCAAAGCCGGTTATGCAGTGAGTATCGTGAAAGCTGGCGCACGTTTGGTTGGTCACAGCGCAGGCCCGGTACGTGCACCACTGACCGACCTGACAGAGGAAGAAGATGCCATGCTGCACAAATTGATTTTGGCGCAAGGTCCACAATAA
- a CDS encoding aldehyde dehydrogenase (NADP(+)) yields MQITGQMLIGKKAVFGLAGNVKAIDPSTNQEIEPVFGFATKDEVEQACLLAEQAFDSYRTTSLELRARFLEAIATGIMDLGPALIERAAQETGLPVARLEGERGRTVNQLRLFAKVVRDGHWLDATIDSALSERAPPRPDLRLQKIALGPVAVFGASNFPLAFSVAGGDTASALAAGCPVVVKAHNAHLGTAELVGRVIQRAVADCALHEGVFSMLVGAGSQVGQQLVDHPSIKAVGFTGSRSGGLALVKTASQRKEPIPVYAEMSSINPVFLLDHALGEQTTTLAKNFVDSLALGAGQFCTNPGLVIAIESATARQFLQDAARALEDKHAATMLTPGIHQAYVKGTTHLADIAQLQLVGKGQQAESPCAAQAMLSVCSGTTFLNTPALQEEIFGPSSIAILCKDFDEVIAVASSLEGQLTATVHAVADDHAQARKLLPVLERKAGRILFNGFPTGVEVAHAMVHGGPFPATSDSRSTSVGASAIERFLRPVCYQGFPADLLPTALQDSNPLQLARMMDGKLTLA; encoded by the coding sequence ATGCAAATCACCGGGCAAATGCTGATCGGTAAAAAAGCGGTTTTTGGTCTGGCAGGTAATGTCAAAGCCATAGACCCATCGACCAATCAGGAAATCGAGCCTGTTTTTGGCTTCGCTACAAAAGATGAAGTTGAGCAGGCTTGCCTGCTGGCTGAACAGGCGTTTGACAGCTACCGCACCACCAGCCTGGAATTGCGGGCGCGCTTCCTGGAAGCGATCGCCACAGGCATCATGGATTTGGGCCCTGCACTGATAGAACGTGCAGCACAAGAAACCGGCTTGCCTGTCGCCCGCCTCGAAGGTGAACGTGGCCGTACCGTCAATCAATTGCGCCTGTTTGCCAAGGTAGTACGCGATGGACACTGGCTGGATGCAACCATAGACAGCGCCTTGTCAGAACGCGCGCCACCTCGCCCGGATTTGCGTCTGCAAAAAATCGCACTGGGCCCGGTTGCCGTATTTGGTGCCAGTAATTTCCCGCTGGCGTTTTCAGTAGCGGGTGGCGATACTGCATCTGCCCTGGCCGCTGGCTGCCCTGTCGTCGTCAAGGCGCACAATGCCCACCTGGGTACGGCAGAACTGGTAGGCCGCGTCATACAAAGAGCCGTAGCGGATTGCGCCTTGCATGAAGGCGTATTCTCCATGCTGGTAGGCGCTGGCAGTCAGGTCGGCCAGCAACTGGTTGATCATCCATCCATCAAGGCGGTGGGCTTCACTGGCTCCCGCTCTGGCGGTCTGGCACTGGTAAAAACTGCCAGCCAGCGCAAAGAACCTATCCCGGTGTATGCAGAGATGAGCAGTATCAATCCGGTATTCTTGCTGGATCATGCTCTGGGCGAACAAACCACGACACTGGCGAAGAATTTTGTCGATTCTCTGGCCTTGGGTGCTGGTCAGTTCTGCACCAACCCTGGGCTGGTCATCGCCATAGAGAGCGCAACAGCACGTCAATTCTTGCAAGATGCCGCCAGGGCTTTAGAAGACAAACATGCAGCGACCATGCTGACACCTGGCATACACCAGGCCTATGTCAAAGGCACTACGCATCTAGCTGACATAGCGCAACTACAATTGGTGGGCAAAGGCCAGCAGGCAGAATCCCCATGCGCAGCACAAGCGATGCTGTCTGTATGTTCGGGCACGACTTTCCTGAATACCCCAGCCTTGCAGGAAGAAATTTTTGGACCTTCTTCCATTGCGATCCTGTGCAAGGATTTTGATGAAGTAATCGCGGTCGCGTCATCACTGGAAGGTCAATTGACAGCGACAGTACATGCTGTCGCTGACGATCATGCCCAGGCCAGGAAGCTATTGCCAGTGCTGGAAAGAAAAGCCGGACGCATCCTGTTCAATGGTTTCCCTACTGGCGTGGAAGTGGCGCATGCGATGGTACACGGCGGCCCTTTCCCGGCAACCTCGGATAGCCGCAGCACTTCAGTTGGTGCATCAGCGATCGAGCGCTTCTTGCGCCCGGTGTGCTATCAGGGCTTCCCGGCGGATTTGTTGCCAACGGCACTGCAGGATAGCAATCCCCTGCAACTTGCACGTATGATGGATGGGAAACTGACACTCGCTTAA
- a CDS encoding trypsin-like peptidase domain-containing protein: MKKTLYDILAIEADATPEQIRAAYQRATAELDHEGQHDPNKKVILREAFELLLHPQKRASYDARLARQASLQAQSAANQDKPEVTTAPAQKPKNWLAPAILIALLLAAVAVWWSVKQKEARNKLKEISATSEISPTVAASRLPAQQSVSGQGNSDSGKSAEEIYALRSPSIALISVFSPSGVQVAIGSGVMIEPQVLITNCHVVRSGVQYRAKIGKEVLPATVIMADEEFDLCRLGVPGSSAPPVVLGSTDNLRTGQKVFAIGAPQGLDLTISDGIISSLRTLASGRVIQTTAPISPGSSGGGLFDDAGKLVGIMTFQHKLGQNLNFAVPADWINTMSSRRASNQGVGALTMSSIESQSQPSPASASLWGSWACMNVQTGFSMEVSFSRNTQVSGNMNGKRFYGNYALNERSLTFVGDISLSAQVEQLGEAKMLINTDRGGRLACARTGT; the protein is encoded by the coding sequence ATGAAAAAAACTCTCTACGACATCCTTGCGATTGAAGCGGACGCCACGCCAGAACAGATACGTGCGGCCTACCAGCGTGCCACGGCTGAACTCGATCATGAAGGGCAGCATGACCCGAATAAAAAGGTCATCCTGCGTGAAGCCTTTGAACTGCTGCTACACCCGCAAAAAAGAGCCAGTTACGATGCCAGGCTGGCCAGACAGGCAAGCCTGCAGGCGCAATCCGCAGCAAACCAGGACAAGCCAGAAGTAACAACAGCGCCTGCACAAAAGCCTAAAAACTGGCTTGCGCCTGCGATATTGATTGCCTTGCTATTGGCGGCAGTCGCAGTATGGTGGTCGGTCAAACAAAAAGAAGCACGTAATAAACTCAAAGAAATTTCTGCCACTAGCGAAATTAGTCCAACTGTTGCGGCAAGCAGGCTACCGGCACAACAGTCAGTGTCCGGGCAAGGCAATTCCGATAGCGGCAAGAGCGCAGAAGAAATTTATGCCCTGCGTTCACCCAGCATTGCCCTGATCTCGGTGTTTTCTCCATCTGGCGTACAGGTGGCGATAGGCAGCGGCGTCATGATAGAACCGCAAGTGCTGATCACGAATTGCCATGTGGTGCGCAGCGGCGTGCAGTACCGGGCCAAAATAGGTAAGGAAGTATTGCCCGCCACTGTCATCATGGCCGATGAGGAATTTGATTTGTGTCGCCTTGGTGTACCCGGATCAAGCGCACCACCAGTCGTACTGGGCAGTACAGACAATTTGCGCACAGGACAAAAAGTATTTGCCATAGGTGCGCCACAAGGCCTGGATTTGACCATCAGCGATGGCATTATTTCTTCCTTGCGTACTCTGGCCAGCGGCAGGGTGATTCAGACTACCGCACCGATTTCTCCTGGCTCCAGCGGTGGTGGCTTGTTTGATGATGCAGGCAAACTGGTAGGCATCATGACCTTTCAGCACAAACTGGGGCAAAATCTGAATTTTGCAGTTCCCGCTGACTGGATCAATACCATGTCTTCACGCCGCGCCAGCAACCAGGGAGTGGGTGCGCTGACCATGAGCAGCATAGAGAGTCAGTCTCAGCCCTCTCCTGCCTCAGCCAGCCTGTGGGGTAGCTGGGCCTGCATGAATGTGCAGACAGGCTTTAGCATGGAAGTCTCTTTTAGCAGGAATACGCAAGTCAGTGGCAACATGAATGGCAAACGGTTTTACGGCAATTACGCATTGAATGAGAGATCGCTGACTTTTGTTGGCGATATCAGTTTATCTGCCCAGGTAGAGCAATTGGGAGAAGCGAAGATGCTCATCAATACAGACCGTGGCGGGCGGCTGGCCTGCGCCCGTACCGGTACTTAG
- a CDS encoding MFS transporter has translation MSQQAIGKYRWTICALLFFATTVNYLDRQVLSLLAPDLSREFGWTNTDYANITAVFQFVYAISMLFAGRFIDKIGTKKAYLVAIAVWSVGAVMHAYSIMLGEGMVSALTALGIAAIPVSVAGFMISRAVLAIGEAGNFPAAIKATAEYFPKHERSFATGIFNSGANIGAILAPLTVPLIAAQWGWQSAFIIIGAIGFVWMIFWQMFYDKPEQQKYLSAAELAYINSSDAQAAEASAPGDAGKKVSWLKLLSYKQTWAFVIGKFMTDGVWWFFLFWLPKYLEAQYKMQKTEIVVPLAVLYSMTMIGSIGGGYFPSYFMRRGDSAYNGRMKAMLVIALFPLVVLLAQPFGYLGFWVPVLLIGIGTSAHQAWSANIFTTVSDMFPKKSVASIVGIGGMAGGLGGVLVSKTGGWLFDYYGKLGQIQTGYTIMFTFCAVAYLLAWGMMKALVPTHKEITDL, from the coding sequence ATGAGCCAGCAAGCTATAGGAAAATACCGGTGGACTATTTGTGCCCTGCTATTTTTTGCCACTACCGTCAATTACCTGGACCGCCAGGTACTCAGTCTGTTAGCACCCGATTTATCCAGGGAATTTGGCTGGACCAATACTGACTATGCCAATATCACGGCGGTGTTCCAGTTTGTATATGCCATCTCCATGCTGTTCGCCGGTCGTTTTATCGACAAGATAGGCACCAAGAAAGCTTATCTGGTCGCCATTGCAGTATGGTCAGTTGGTGCGGTCATGCATGCTTATTCCATCATGCTGGGCGAAGGCATGGTCAGTGCCCTGACTGCGCTGGGCATAGCGGCAATTCCAGTGTCTGTAGCAGGCTTCATGATCTCGCGTGCAGTGCTGGCAATAGGTGAAGCCGGTAACTTCCCTGCAGCGATCAAGGCCACCGCAGAATATTTTCCCAAACATGAACGCTCTTTCGCCACCGGGATCTTTAATTCTGGTGCCAACATCGGTGCGATCCTGGCGCCTTTGACTGTGCCGTTGATTGCAGCGCAATGGGGTTGGCAGTCTGCTTTTATCATCATAGGCGCGATAGGTTTTGTCTGGATGATTTTCTGGCAGATGTTCTATGACAAACCTGAACAGCAAAAATATCTGTCAGCAGCAGAACTGGCCTACATCAATAGCAGTGATGCACAAGCAGCAGAGGCGAGTGCTCCTGGCGATGCGGGGAAAAAAGTATCCTGGTTAAAACTGCTGTCTTATAAGCAAACCTGGGCCTTTGTCATCGGCAAGTTCATGACAGATGGCGTGTGGTGGTTCTTCCTGTTCTGGCTACCTAAATATCTGGAAGCACAGTACAAGATGCAAAAAACAGAGATCGTCGTGCCGCTGGCAGTGTTGTACAGCATGACCATGATAGGCAGCATAGGCGGCGGTTATTTCCCCAGCTATTTCATGCGCCGTGGCGACAGTGCCTATAATGGCCGCATGAAGGCCATGCTCGTGATTGCCCTTTTCCCACTCGTGGTTTTGCTGGCACAACCATTTGGTTATCTCGGCTTCTGGGTACCGGTATTACTGATCGGCATAGGCACGTCTGCCCACCAGGCCTGGTCTGCGAATATCTTCACGACCGTGTCTGACATGTTCCCGAAAAAATCGGTGGCGTCCATCGTCGGTATCGGTGGCATGGCGGGTGGCCTGGGTGGCGTACTGGTCTCCAAAACCGGTGGCTGGCTGTTTGATTATTACGGAAAACTGGGACAGATACAGACTGGCTACACCATCATGTTTACTTTCTGTGCAGTCGCCTATCTGCTGGCATGGGGCATGATGAAAGCGCTGGTGCCTACCCATAAAGAAATCACAGATCTGTAA